The Endozoicomonas montiporae CL-33 genome contains a region encoding:
- a CDS encoding autotransporter outer membrane beta-barrel domain-containing protein produces the protein MFSGTSLRTKCLVRTALSTAAFLAVTSPVNATNLSQGSVPYKLAVNDSSVIIVSEDLTATGGDAVITLNAMSGGIHIQQGNTIDANPGPFGSSLNPSSATVFIDESGTLTGTLKNEGEILDGVFISGKSIHQSGTAYWSLGQDAGNQADLQGGYVVLEGGVTEVMNDHAVLIDDHSSIDFVVANGALMSLGNGSAAVHVTENAQISDGFVINGTLSAPQGRGIDIAGTANGDLGISSSGVLSGAGGGMSAGAALLVSGSYTGLLDNDGDIEGGIFISGSYTGTFDNDGDIKGGIFISGTHEATQGAAYHAQGSLNDPATLSGGYTTVDGGVSRSTNDHTIYLDDNSITDFVVVMGQKSVTELSTIEATASDKSAVYVENGAQLGGFAGRTDSDAAIIVKDGGTIKATGADSSAITVRGDLTGKIHVDNGFITAASATDVALDFTTSNKPMMFEQIGDNAKTTGIISASAQHLNDWAAFRGGSYEGETIQNVDHLVVSTITKGITMSGNFTLPAQTTIELVKQQQLDDQGQGVTDNNNNPVYELNSNALMTVSGRLNAMEAGSNIQFKPASATEYKLMKSGALLTLVDPGSIDGGLAGRVTVDSGSFLIEATEVVSSAGTLQVQIKSRDAASVKQSVMKSGAGSRASEVLGNAVDVINAASYADATKGNKLFAKLNSTNYDVKKLSEQVQPRVAGEVQKSAQGVANTAHNIVFNRIHGLRRGISYGDQFVDGSVWGQMLYNSGKQSKVDNEHGFDSQTWGITLGADAEIDPAVRMGLAVSLVRSTVDGKDGSTNKNYGYLGTWYNSWNARGYFVDTMLSMGNTLNDMTKTVDGYRIKADFEVDQWGVRVIGGNNWRIGNWTISPQTEFNYGLIRVQDYDEKGDSGFEQKIQSKDYNTWELGGGMKFNGEYWFRRGVIKPELTFMGYYDFGTDGVTVKSTYLAGGNSFIVTGPDRDKIRLHMGLGLGLQLNNSWTFQTGYNYNWKKNFHSHSFTAKARYEF, from the coding sequence ATGTTTTCGGGAACCAGTCTGCGAACAAAATGCCTTGTTCGCACAGCGTTAAGCACAGCTGCTTTTTTAGCTGTCACTTCACCAGTCAATGCAACCAATCTCAGTCAGGGAAGTGTCCCCTATAAACTGGCAGTTAACGATTCCAGTGTCATTATTGTCAGTGAAGACCTGACGGCAACAGGTGGTGATGCAGTGATTACCCTTAACGCCATGTCTGGTGGGATTCACATTCAGCAGGGCAATACGATTGATGCAAACCCTGGTCCTTTTGGTTCATCTCTCAATCCTTCTTCAGCTACTGTTTTCATCGATGAAAGCGGCACCCTGACAGGAACACTGAAGAATGAAGGCGAGATTCTGGACGGTGTTTTTATCTCGGGTAAATCAATACACCAGTCGGGTACGGCCTATTGGAGCCTTGGACAGGATGCTGGCAATCAGGCGGATTTGCAGGGTGGCTATGTCGTGCTTGAGGGTGGTGTCACCGAGGTGATGAACGACCATGCGGTACTGATTGATGATCACTCCAGCATAGATTTTGTTGTTGCCAATGGTGCATTAATGTCATTAGGAAATGGCAGTGCAGCGGTTCACGTGACAGAAAATGCCCAAATCAGTGATGGCTTTGTTATTAATGGAACCCTGAGTGCGCCTCAGGGGCGGGGCATTGATATTGCCGGAACGGCAAACGGTGATCTGGGTATTTCTTCAAGTGGTGTTCTTTCCGGAGCCGGGGGGGGAATGTCTGCTGGTGCAGCATTGCTGGTGAGCGGTTCTTACACCGGCCTCTTGGATAATGACGGTGATATTGAGGGTGGCATTTTTATCAGCGGTTCTTACACTGGCACCTTTGATAATGACGGCGATATTAAGGGAGGCATTTTCATCAGTGGCACTCATGAGGCTACCCAGGGTGCGGCTTATCATGCTCAGGGTTCGCTGAATGATCCGGCTACACTGTCTGGCGGCTATACCACGGTTGATGGTGGTGTTTCCCGGTCTACCAATGATCACACGATTTATCTGGATGACAATTCGATCACGGACTTTGTGGTTGTAATGGGGCAAAAATCAGTCACTGAACTCAGCACCATAGAAGCGACTGCAAGCGATAAAAGTGCAGTGTATGTGGAAAATGGTGCCCAGTTGGGTGGCTTTGCCGGTCGTACTGACAGTGACGCAGCCATTATCGTCAAAGACGGTGGCACGATAAAAGCGACGGGGGCTGACAGTAGTGCAATTACCGTTCGCGGTGACCTGACTGGTAAGATTCATGTCGATAACGGTTTTATCACCGCAGCCAGTGCCACGGATGTTGCACTGGATTTTACCACCTCAAACAAACCAATGATGTTTGAGCAGATTGGGGATAACGCCAAAACCACTGGTATTATTTCTGCCAGTGCCCAGCATCTGAACGACTGGGCAGCGTTTCGTGGCGGTAGCTACGAAGGTGAAACCATTCAGAATGTTGATCATCTGGTTGTCAGTACCATCACCAAAGGCATTACCATGTCGGGCAATTTTACCCTGCCTGCCCAGACAACGATTGAACTGGTAAAACAGCAGCAGCTGGACGACCAGGGTCAGGGAGTGACGGACAACAATAATAATCCGGTGTATGAACTGAACAGCAATGCGCTGATGACTGTGTCAGGTCGTTTGAATGCCATGGAAGCAGGCAGCAATATTCAGTTCAAGCCAGCCTCGGCTACCGAATACAAGCTGATGAAAAGTGGTGCATTATTGACTCTGGTTGACCCGGGCAGTATTGACGGGGGATTAGCCGGACGGGTGACGGTCGATTCAGGCAGTTTTCTGATTGAGGCTACAGAAGTAGTGTCTAGTGCGGGGACACTGCAGGTGCAGATTAAATCAAGGGATGCAGCAAGCGTCAAGCAATCCGTAATGAAGTCCGGAGCCGGTTCCCGGGCTTCTGAAGTCCTCGGTAATGCAGTGGATGTTATCAATGCCGCAAGCTATGCAGATGCCACCAAGGGGAACAAGCTGTTTGCCAAGCTGAATTCAACCAACTACGACGTTAAAAAACTGTCTGAACAGGTTCAGCCACGTGTAGCCGGTGAAGTGCAGAAGTCAGCCCAGGGGGTTGCCAATACGGCCCATAACATTGTGTTTAACCGGATACACGGCTTGCGACGTGGTATCAGTTACGGTGACCAGTTTGTGGACGGTTCAGTCTGGGGACAGATGTTGTATAACAGCGGTAAGCAGAGCAAGGTTGATAACGAACATGGTTTTGACAGCCAGACCTGGGGTATCACCCTGGGGGCTGATGCCGAGATCGACCCTGCTGTCCGAATGGGACTCGCCGTTTCACTGGTACGCAGCACGGTGGATGGCAAAGATGGAAGCACCAATAAGAACTATGGTTATCTGGGAACCTGGTACAACAGCTGGAATGCCCGTGGTTATTTTGTTGATACCATGCTGTCCATGGGTAATACGCTGAATGATATGACCAAAACCGTGGACGGTTATCGCATTAAAGCTGACTTCGAGGTAGATCAGTGGGGTGTAAGAGTTATTGGTGGTAACAACTGGCGCATAGGTAACTGGACCATTTCTCCGCAGACAGAGTTTAACTATGGCTTGATAAGAGTTCAGGACTACGATGAAAAAGGCGACAGTGGTTTTGAGCAGAAAATCCAGAGTAAAGACTACAATACCTGGGAGCTGGGTGGTGGCATGAAGTTCAATGGTGAGTACTGGTTCCGCAGGGGCGTGATAAAGCCCGAGTTGACCTTTATGGGTTATTACGATTTTGGCACCGACGGGGTGACTGTTAAGTCCACCTATCTTGCCGGAGGAAATTCGTTCATTGTCACCGGGCCTGACCGGGATAAAATAAGGCTGCATATGGGGCTGGGACTGGGTCTACAGCTGAACAATAGCTGGACATTCCAGACCGGTTACAACTACAACTGGAAAAAGAATTTCCATTCTCACAGCTTTACGGCCAAAGCACGTTATGAGTTCTGA